The proteins below come from a single Pseudanabaena sp. BC1403 genomic window:
- a CDS encoding DUF6036 family nucleotidyltransferase translates to MLNQDFKEFIQLLNDNQVNYLVIGGYAVAIHGHPRYTKDIDIWIEISEENSQRVITALTEFGFGSLGLTAQDFQEPHQIIQLGYPPNRIDLITSPDGIDFQTCYESKIEVMLDDIAVKFIDLDNLKRNKLASGRLQDLADLENLC, encoded by the coding sequence ATGCTCAACCAAGACTTCAAAGAATTTATACAATTATTAAACGACAACCAAGTTAACTACTTAGTCATTGGCGGCTATGCAGTCGCCATACATGGACATCCACGATACACCAAAGACATCGATATTTGGATAGAAATCAGCGAAGAAAACTCACAAAGAGTAATTACAGCATTAACAGAATTTGGCTTCGGTAGCTTAGGACTAACTGCCCAAGACTTTCAAGAACCGCATCAAATCATTCAACTTGGTTATCCACCAAATCGCATTGACTTAATCACCAGTCCAGATGGCATTGACTTCCAGACCTGTTATGAATCGAAAATAGAAGTAATGCTTGACGATATAGCCGTTAAATTCATCGATCTTGATAATCTTAAAAGGAACAAACTAGCATCTGGCAGACTGCAAGACTTGGCAGATTTAGAAAATCTCTGCTAA
- a CDS encoding AAA family ATPase, which produces MSTPSSFDELYEVINKNNPFDVPPIVTGQDIWNGSFPDLTTLNAHASDAVFEVIEQVRSGKPKVTSLAFSAEIGVGKSHLVRRIRQRLQADKSAFFVYANKYGDLNLIHYQFRQILADSLKQSNGQGITQWQELAAAMVNQVVSSKKPALELVEKFPLALAKNHDLIDRLTNAILKAKPKVGDPDIVRAILWTLGDSAHAPFAIRWLAGKELADAKAKELGLPNSTREIKLLEADALSASLEIISIASDYNPILICFDELEGLEVNEAGYFKSQVVAGLVKDLFDAIEQSDVTKGVAILSVIPPAIWEQLLKGIGLGIADRLSSKHPEPLDLKYADGEAVVSIVDLWLQDFYQSHNLVPPNPVFPFEEEKLRSLGSEKPTIRALLKWCRDNFRVSPQPVNQKDLIQKAYERELSQDGEDFLDDSELIARAIYLGLTTLRGQTIENVLIQDVTNQIKPVKENNRSIQFKIIATENGKEEVIGVAVIQHTHGLTVGSRMNKLTMYDTFKLTRGCMIRSQDRKIKKYWEAHNLRIKLDQMGGEFIHLEAEQVKPLIAILAVYDKREGYGVSEDAISTFIADSQIAFNNLLIRDILSNPANVIPDDDSEAEPVIENESDEVKPTFIDITDEVNIDIDSFLE; this is translated from the coding sequence ATGTCTACACCGTCATCATTTGATGAACTTTACGAAGTAATCAATAAGAATAATCCCTTTGATGTGCCGCCAATTGTCACTGGGCAAGATATTTGGAATGGGAGTTTTCCTGATTTAACGACTTTAAATGCTCATGCCTCAGATGCCGTTTTTGAAGTGATTGAGCAAGTCCGATCAGGTAAACCCAAAGTCACTTCTCTTGCATTCAGTGCAGAAATCGGTGTGGGAAAAAGCCATTTGGTTAGGCGAATTCGTCAACGTTTGCAAGCAGATAAAAGCGCTTTTTTTGTTTACGCAAACAAGTATGGTGATTTGAACTTGATTCACTATCAATTTCGACAGATTTTAGCAGACAGCTTAAAACAGTCAAATGGACAGGGAATAACCCAGTGGCAAGAGCTAGCTGCGGCAATGGTTAACCAAGTCGTTTCCAGTAAAAAACCTGCATTAGAGCTAGTTGAAAAATTCCCCCTAGCCTTGGCAAAAAACCACGATCTGATTGACAGACTGACAAATGCCATTCTTAAAGCCAAACCTAAAGTTGGAGATCCTGACATTGTTAGAGCTATTCTATGGACATTAGGCGATTCTGCTCATGCGCCTTTTGCAATTAGATGGCTTGCTGGCAAAGAGTTAGCGGATGCTAAAGCAAAGGAGCTAGGGCTTCCAAATTCGACTAGGGAGATAAAATTATTAGAGGCAGATGCACTCAGTGCGTCGCTGGAGATTATCAGTATAGCCTCTGATTACAACCCTATCTTAATATGTTTCGATGAGCTAGAAGGACTAGAAGTTAACGAGGCTGGTTACTTCAAGTCTCAAGTTGTTGCTGGACTTGTCAAAGATTTATTTGATGCAATTGAGCAGTCTGATGTCACCAAAGGCGTTGCTATCTTATCTGTTATCCCTCCTGCTATTTGGGAGCAACTTCTAAAGGGGATAGGTTTAGGAATAGCAGATAGACTTTCTTCAAAACATCCCGAACCTCTTGACCTAAAGTATGCAGACGGGGAAGCTGTTGTCAGCATTGTGGATCTTTGGCTTCAAGATTTTTATCAATCTCACAACCTTGTACCACCAAACCCTGTGTTTCCTTTTGAGGAAGAGAAACTGAGGTCTTTGGGAAGCGAAAAGCCGACTATCAGAGCATTGTTGAAATGGTGTCGTGATAACTTTAGAGTCTCCCCACAACCTGTTAACCAGAAAGACTTGATTCAAAAAGCCTATGAAAGAGAATTATCTCAAGATGGTGAAGATTTCTTGGATGACAGTGAACTTATCGCCAGAGCGATCTATCTTGGATTGACGACCCTCAGAGGACAAACAATTGAGAATGTTCTGATTCAAGATGTCACAAATCAAATTAAGCCTGTCAAAGAAAATAATAGATCGATTCAATTTAAGATTATTGCAACGGAGAATGGTAAAGAAGAGGTGATCGGTGTTGCTGTAATTCAGCATACTCATGGGCTGACTGTCGGCTCAAGGATGAATAAGCTGACAATGTATGACACATTTAAGCTTACTCGTGGCTGCATGATTCGCTCACAAGATCGTAAGATCAAAAAATATTGGGAAGCACACAATTTGCGAATTAAACTTGATCAGATGGGTGGTGAATTTATCCATCTAGAAGCTGAACAAGTAAAGCCGCTTATTGCGATTCTTGCTGTGTATGACAAGCGCGAAGGTTACGGTGTCAGCGAAGATGCTATCTCAACCTTTATTGCTGATTCACAAATTGCTTTCAATAATCTCCTGATTAGAGACATCTTAAGCAATCCTGCAAATGTAATTCCTGATGATGACAGTGAGGCTGAACCAGTAATTGAGAATGAAAGTGATGAAGTAAAACCAACCTTTATTGATATTACTGATGAAGTTAATATTGATATCGATAGCTTTCTTGAATAA
- a CDS encoding agmatine deiminase family protein, with product MDHPKNLGYTQPAEWQPHQACWLAFPSHRDLWLEYLDIVQAEFVALAKAIATSEKLEILVLAETATLAKELLGDLPVRFHQIPFGDIWMRDITPIYIKNADGKLGALCFQWNGWGGKYLLEHDDRVAENILQTLDIPAFEFEWVLEGGAIEVDGEGTCLTTKQCLLNPNRNPHMNQDAIESGLKNALGVEKILWIDEGLLNDHTDGHIDTIARFIAPHTVMCMQPTSEDDPNYQVLNHIAAQLEAMTDAKGRKLDVVKIPSPNLVLDEEGEIMPASYLNFYISNDSVIIPVYGSANDELAVQEIAKYFPDRKAIGLSAKHILLGGGAFHCITCHQPK from the coding sequence ATGGATCACCCAAAAAACTTGGGCTATACACAGCCAGCCGAATGGCAACCCCACCAAGCCTGTTGGCTAGCCTTCCCCAGCCATCGTGACCTGTGGTTAGAATATCTCGATATCGTCCAAGCGGAATTTGTCGCCCTTGCCAAAGCGATCGCCACATCCGAAAAGCTAGAAATACTAGTGTTAGCAGAAACTGCCACTTTAGCAAAGGAACTTCTCGGCGATTTACCTGTGCGATTCCATCAGATTCCCTTTGGAGACATCTGGATGCGCGATATCACCCCCATCTATATCAAAAATGCAGATGGGAAATTAGGAGCTTTGTGTTTTCAATGGAACGGTTGGGGTGGCAAATATCTGCTCGAACATGACGATCGCGTAGCCGAGAATATTCTCCAAACGCTAGATATTCCTGCGTTTGAATTTGAATGGGTACTCGAAGGTGGTGCGATCGAAGTTGATGGCGAAGGAACCTGCCTCACCACTAAGCAATGTTTACTCAATCCCAATCGCAATCCACATATGAATCAAGATGCGATCGAGTCTGGATTAAAAAATGCCTTAGGAGTCGAAAAGATTCTTTGGATCGATGAAGGACTACTCAATGACCATACCGACGGACATATAGACACGATCGCACGTTTCATCGCACCGCATACGGTCATGTGTATGCAACCAACCTCAGAGGACGATCCCAATTATCAAGTACTCAATCATATCGCTGCACAATTAGAAGCCATGACTGATGCCAAGGGACGGAAATTGGATGTAGTGAAAATCCCTTCTCCCAATCTTGTTCTTGATGAAGAAGGCGAAATCATGCCCGCAAGTTATCTCAATTTCTATATCTCCAATGACAGCGTAATTATTCCTGTCTATGGTTCTGCTAATGATGAGCTAGCAGTTCAGGAAATCGCCAAGTATTTCCCCGATCGCAAAGCAATCGGTCTGTCAGCCAAACATATTCTCCTTGGCGGCGGTGCATTCCATTGCATTACCTGTCACCAGCCTAAATAG
- a CDS encoding DUF5615 family PIN-like protein: MARLYTDEQFPRIVVKLLRELGHDILTVQEAGKANQRIPDEEVLAFAISNNRTVLTINRSDFIRLHKLQPIHAGIIVCTEDINRQRQATQIHEAIINTVDLTNQLIRINRPSK; encoded by the coding sequence ATGGCACGTCTCTACACCGATGAGCAATTCCCCCGAATTGTCGTCAAACTACTACGTGAGCTAGGGCATGATATTTTGACCGTCCAAGAAGCAGGAAAAGCTAACCAAAGAATCCCTGATGAAGAAGTATTAGCCTTTGCGATAAGTAACAACCGCACCGTATTAACGATTAATCGCAGTGACTTCATTCGACTGCATAAACTACAACCTATCCATGCAGGGATAATCGTTTGTACAGAAGACATCAACAGACAAAGACAAGCCACCCAAATTCATGAGGCAATTATCAATACAGTAGATCTAACCAACCAACTAATTCGCATAAATCGCCCTAGCAAATAA
- a CDS encoding YgiT-type zinc finger protein produces the protein MNNNQEQLIEKRVTYSLELKGKFILIENVPARVNEETGEQFFAPSTVMLLQQIILDGQEPKRIIQTPVYSYAA, from the coding sequence ATGAATAATAATCAAGAGCAACTTATCGAAAAGCGCGTAACCTACTCATTAGAACTAAAGGGCAAATTCATCCTGATCGAGAACGTTCCTGCGCGTGTCAACGAAGAAACAGGAGAACAATTTTTTGCGCCATCAACTGTGATGTTGCTACAACAAATTATTTTGGACGGTCAAGAACCAAAGCGTATAATTCAGACACCCGTTTATAGCTATGCTGCCTAA
- a CDS encoding DUF433 domain-containing protein: MTLKELQPQLLSLTPDEKSQAIQILVQSLSNTWQGIEKNPRVMGGDACIRQTRIPVWLLVSLQHQGASEAYILEDYPTLSATDLVNAWRYAETHPDEIEAAIHRQEAA, translated from the coding sequence ATGACACTCAAAGAACTACAACCACAACTACTATCCCTAACCCCCGACGAAAAATCTCAAGCAATCCAAATCTTAGTCCAAAGCCTCAGTAACACATGGCAAGGCATCGAAAAAAATCCCAGAGTCATGGGTGGTGACGCTTGCATTCGTCAAACCCGCATACCCGTATGGCTGCTAGTAAGCCTCCAACACCAAGGCGCAAGCGAAGCCTACATTCTCGAAGACTATCCCACCCTCTCCGCAACAGACCTAGTAAACGCATGGCGCTACGCCGAAACCCATCCTGATGAGATAGAAGCAGCCATTCATAGGCAAGAGGCAGCTTAA
- a CDS encoding 50S ribosomal protein L11 methyltransferase: MSWIELSLDTTNEAVDWVCTLLANEIAAEDIHISEYRDSPAKWTFTIQMYLPEDTQIYQRIDAIAAILKPLHRTGMTSELQTFVLDQKPTKIEQNLENALIRHIGDRFVILSANSDYQPSNSQEIVLRLQNSLAFGSGLHPATILSLQLIERYTQPSFYALDLGSGSGILSVALAKLGANVLAIDNDHIAVSATQDAVERNQVSSQVTVTKASLGSASQLGHWMGGDSIESVTEIKANGQFDLIAANIFARVHISLAAEFYKALRNTSTHSGILITAGYTSDREEDVTSAMIEAGFTVCDRAQIDEWIAISYHTF; encoded by the coding sequence ATGTCATGGATAGAATTGAGCCTCGATACCACCAATGAAGCCGTGGATTGGGTTTGTACATTACTTGCCAATGAGATCGCCGCCGAAGATATCCATATTAGCGAATATAGAGATTCTCCAGCTAAATGGACATTCACGATCCAAATGTATCTGCCTGAAGACACCCAAATCTATCAGCGCATAGATGCGATCGCAGCTATCCTCAAGCCACTCCATCGCACAGGCATGACTAGCGAATTACAAACCTTTGTACTTGATCAGAAGCCAACTAAAATAGAACAGAATCTCGAAAATGCTTTGATTCGACATATAGGCGATCGCTTTGTAATTCTATCTGCTAACTCTGATTATCAACCTAGCAATTCCCAAGAGATTGTTCTCCGTCTCCAAAATAGTCTTGCCTTTGGCAGTGGTCTCCATCCCGCTACCATCCTTAGTTTACAACTAATAGAACGGTACACTCAGCCATCATTTTATGCCCTCGATCTTGGCTCAGGCTCAGGGATCTTAAGCGTGGCTCTAGCAAAACTTGGTGCAAATGTCTTAGCGATCGATAACGATCACATTGCCGTATCCGCCACTCAAGACGCAGTGGAACGGAACCAAGTCTCATCACAGGTCACTGTCACAAAAGCAAGTCTTGGTAGTGCTAGCCAATTAGGGCATTGGATGGGTGGTGATAGCATTGAGTCAGTCACTGAAATCAAGGCTAATGGACAGTTCGATCTCATCGCGGCAAATATTTTTGCGCGAGTGCATATTTCTCTCGCCGCTGAATTTTACAAAGCTTTACGCAATACTTCTACACATTCAGGAATCTTAATCACCGCAGGTTATACCAGCGATCGCGAAGAAGATGTAACTTCGGCAATGATTGAGGCAGGTTTTACAGTATGCGATCGCGCTCAAATTGACGAATGGATCGCGATCTCATATCACACTTTTTAG
- a CDS encoding DUF1802 family protein, which produces MISIANGLRISATNLDALKSGKIVGAFSKTFLALDKCFALYPDIQVPDSETINVEFWAECKNCESINNTFPLSNLSKFTALSLEELERIFQQRANIFLLSLRVYQLPNPIQVQPQATGNFVPLSEAVTIINWIPILNDEQFQEAQKQFQSIDLSVIPNEISTASIMAEEFLEINPSFLDGFIEADPNTTVTVDLVDENSSTQIAYIEQPNESESDWIKTISTLGDRSIKEDEGKSNYQAGTDFENIVRKALEFLGFKADYTHKGGAGGLDLLCLEPYALFGECKAGKKIPNDTAVQLLNLGTLRRRDLFPKAVKLIIGAGNPTTQLEDAAKAHGMAIINAVTLQKLVELKSNHSGSIDLIELRKYFVGGQSNQEIDKYIEKVTNEMKLRSHIVNLVKRCLETFNSSNVDLNALEGAYHFSNPPQNLSKEELKEMLIELSSPLVGYLGRVEEDGKKCDRFYYLRDLPIE; this is translated from the coding sequence ATGATTTCCATCGCCAACGGTTTACGCATTTCGGCAACAAATTTAGATGCTTTAAAAAGCGGGAAAATCGTTGGCGCTTTTTCTAAAACTTTTCTTGCTCTCGACAAATGCTTTGCGCTCTATCCCGACATACAAGTCCCAGACTCAGAGACAATAAATGTCGAATTTTGGGCAGAATGTAAAAACTGTGAATCGATTAATAATACTTTCCCTTTATCAAATCTTTCAAAGTTCACAGCATTGTCTTTAGAGGAATTAGAAAGAATCTTTCAACAACGCGCAAATATATTTCTATTATCTTTGCGCGTCTATCAACTACCTAATCCCATTCAAGTTCAACCGCAAGCAACAGGTAATTTTGTTCCTTTATCGGAAGCAGTTACAATTATTAATTGGATACCTATTCTTAATGATGAGCAGTTTCAAGAGGCTCAAAAACAATTTCAAAGTATAGATTTATCAGTTATTCCCAACGAAATTTCGACTGCTTCAATCATGGCTGAAGAATTTCTAGAAATAAATCCTAGCTTTCTAGACGGATTTATTGAAGCAGATCCAAATACTACAGTTACTGTAGATTTAGTTGATGAAAATTCAAGTACTCAAATAGCATATATTGAACAGCCAAATGAGTCTGAATCAGATTGGATAAAAACAATTTCAACTCTAGGCGATCGGAGTATTAAAGAAGATGAAGGCAAAAGCAATTATCAAGCAGGTACAGATTTTGAAAATATAGTACGAAAAGCATTAGAGTTTTTGGGTTTTAAAGCGGATTATACTCATAAAGGTGGGGCAGGCGGACTAGACTTGTTATGTCTAGAACCATATGCTCTATTTGGAGAATGCAAAGCAGGAAAGAAAATCCCCAATGATACAGCTGTACAACTTCTTAACTTAGGAACTTTAAGAAGAAGAGATCTATTCCCAAAAGCTGTCAAATTAATAATCGGTGCTGGCAACCCAACTACTCAACTTGAAGATGCAGCAAAAGCTCATGGAATGGCTATTATTAATGCTGTGACATTACAAAAATTAGTCGAGCTAAAATCTAACCATTCAGGTTCAATTGATTTAATCGAGCTTAGAAAATATTTTGTTGGCGGTCAGAGTAACCAAGAAATTGACAAATATATTGAAAAAGTAACCAACGAAATGAAATTGCGATCGCATATCGTTAATTTAGTTAAAAGGTGCTTGGAGACATTTAACTCTTCCAATGTCGATTTAAATGCACTTGAGGGAGCCTATCATTTTTCTAATCCCCCTCAAAACTTGTCTAAAGAAGAATTAAAAGAAATGCTGATTGAGCTTTCTTCGCCGTTGGTGGGATATTTGGGAAGAGTTGAAGAAGATGGTAAAAAGTGCGATCGCTTTTACTACTTACGAGACTTACCGATAGAATAA